A single region of the Methanomassiliicoccales archaeon genome encodes:
- a CDS encoding DUF835 domain-containing protein, whose amino-acid sequence MPEDDVFAKGYLKGYEEGLKDAWEELISLTMKGYTSREIQILAKSRKSDIPQRIVLRKRRLAREMDIDLDAAPKVHVKEEERTTAPPPDVDSKPTSKAQTEETPLAYEPGSTVIIRDKRLERPLAILMEETAKGRAGLCILRTPPETVRKKHSVDCNMVWLTKTECVKEEGCDLGKKDAFVSPTDLPKLTTMIKSFSTENKGGVVVLEGLEYLVTQNDFKGVLKFLSTVRDQVYLAKAMLLLPIDPSIFEEKDLKALEREGGEE is encoded by the coding sequence ATGCCAGAGGACGACGTCTTCGCCAAGGGGTACCTGAAGGGCTACGAGGAAGGACTGAAGGACGCGTGGGAGGAGCTCATCTCCTTGACCATGAAGGGCTACACCTCCCGGGAGATCCAGATACTGGCCAAGAGCCGCAAGTCCGATATCCCCCAACGCATCGTGCTACGCAAGCGTCGCCTGGCGAGGGAAATGGATATCGATCTGGATGCCGCCCCAAAGGTCCATGTCAAGGAAGAGGAGCGAACAACTGCACCTCCGCCAGATGTGGACTCGAAACCCACTTCGAAGGCCCAGACGGAGGAGACGCCCCTGGCCTATGAACCAGGGAGTACGGTCATCATCCGCGACAAGCGTCTGGAAAGGCCCCTGGCCATCTTGATGGAGGAGACTGCGAAAGGAAGGGCAGGCTTATGCATCTTACGCACCCCGCCGGAGACGGTGAGGAAGAAGCACTCCGTCGACTGCAACATGGTCTGGCTCACGAAGACCGAATGCGTGAAAGAGGAAGGCTGCGACCTAGGGAAGAAGGACGCCTTCGTCTCGCCTACGGACCTGCCGAAGCTCACCACCATGATCAAGTCATTCTCCACTGAGAACAAGGGAGGGGTGGTGGTCCTTGAAGGATTGGAATACCTGGTCACCCAGAACGATTTCAAGGGTGTGCTCAAGTTCCTTTCCACGGTGCGGGACCAGGTATACCTAGCGAAGGCGATGCTCCTGCTGCCCATAGACCCATCTATCTTTGAGGAGAAGGACCTCAAGGCCCTGGAGCGCGAGGGCGGAGAAGAGTAG
- a CDS encoding class I SAM-dependent methyltransferase family protein: MRFVKVPRSRGQEARKQLMRLDAVNRDVRIVDDGDHILIPLREGTESVEVRSLGYEVVEGAGERRTVYCSPLTEVRARLGLPRQLERLLPSKWELLGDVLVLRLPPELEVEKERIASAYAHVLKARTVCQELGAIEGTYRTPQMRVIYGQGTETVHRENRILYKLDVAKIMFSSGNKEEKQRMAKLDCRGETVVDMFAGIGYFTLPIAKYAKASRVIACEINPTAHHYLMENVALNHVHDAVVPYLGDNRSLPGQGFADRIIMGYVGTTHEFLPKALSLVRPGGIIHYHETCPVDLFPQRTMANIHSAAGERGIEVLRLGEVKSFAPAISHYVIDFRAL; this comes from the coding sequence ATGCGTTTCGTCAAGGTGCCCCGGTCCCGCGGTCAAGAGGCACGAAAGCAGCTCATGCGCTTGGACGCGGTGAACCGGGACGTGCGCATCGTGGATGATGGCGACCACATTCTTATTCCTTTGAGGGAGGGCACGGAAAGCGTCGAGGTGAGATCGCTCGGCTACGAGGTCGTGGAAGGCGCGGGAGAGAGGAGGACCGTCTACTGCAGTCCTTTGACGGAGGTGCGGGCCCGCCTTGGACTCCCAAGGCAACTGGAGCGACTCCTTCCGAGCAAATGGGAGCTCTTGGGCGATGTGCTGGTGCTCCGCCTTCCTCCGGAGCTGGAGGTGGAGAAGGAGCGCATCGCCTCCGCCTATGCTCACGTGCTGAAGGCCCGGACCGTATGTCAGGAGCTAGGCGCCATCGAAGGCACCTACCGCACGCCCCAGATGAGGGTGATCTATGGTCAAGGCACGGAGACGGTGCACCGGGAGAATCGGATCCTCTACAAGCTCGATGTGGCCAAGATCATGTTCTCCTCTGGCAACAAGGAAGAGAAGCAGAGGATGGCGAAGCTGGATTGTCGCGGGGAGACGGTGGTGGACATGTTCGCTGGCATCGGCTATTTCACCCTGCCCATCGCCAAGTATGCCAAGGCATCCAGGGTCATCGCCTGTGAGATCAACCCCACCGCTCACCACTACCTGATGGAGAACGTCGCCCTCAACCACGTGCACGATGCCGTGGTCCCGTACCTGGGGGACAACCGCTCCCTTCCCGGTCAGGGATTCGCTGACCGGATCATCATGGGATATGTGGGCACGACGCACGAGTTCTTGCCCAAGGCCCTCAGCCTGGTGAGGCCGGGTGGCATCATCCACTACCACGAGACCTGTCCTGTCGACCTCTTTCCACAAAGAACTATGGCAAACATCCACTCAGCAGCCGGAGAGCGAGGGATCGAGGTCCTTCGCCTGGGTGAAGTGAAGTCCTTCGCTCCTGCCATCTCGCATTATGTCATCGATTTCCGCGCCTTGTAA
- a CDS encoding NAD(P)/FAD-dependent oxidoreductase, with translation MECDFLVVGAGPAGAMFASSVADRAKTVVLEEHERVGQPVQCTGLVAPRVVEMVSARDTVINRLDSVTFHFPAGGTLDIQGKGTKAVVLDRARFDQHCMEKAVDRGVELRQGERFLGLSLEGEGVSIRSRSGNGSSSYLARLIIGADGYKSNVAKSVGLGQPKDTVRGIQMDVAHRLDDQKRVHVFVGKDVAPGFFAWEIPCDDFTRVGVCVSPGHGPPVAYLNPLLKRLGMAEKRRISTVSGIIPLGPPSRTYAERVMLLGDAAGQAKPLSGGGIYTGLVAGRCAAATALESLQSNDFSPRALSTYQLRWKEEIGKELERGYMLRKAYVRLQDKKLDEVRQTLDRPEVLSLLSDGDIDFPTVLASSILKAAPSLIKFAPQFLRSMLWH, from the coding sequence ATGGAGTGCGATTTCCTGGTGGTGGGGGCGGGGCCCGCGGGAGCGATGTTCGCCTCCTCGGTGGCGGACCGTGCGAAGACCGTAGTGCTGGAGGAGCATGAACGGGTCGGACAGCCGGTCCAGTGTACTGGTCTCGTCGCCCCTAGGGTGGTGGAGATGGTGAGTGCCCGGGACACGGTCATCAACCGGCTCGACTCGGTCACTTTCCACTTCCCGGCCGGAGGCACTCTGGATATCCAAGGGAAAGGGACCAAAGCGGTGGTCCTTGACCGGGCCCGATTCGACCAGCATTGCATGGAGAAGGCCGTGGACCGCGGGGTGGAGCTGAGGCAGGGCGAGCGATTCCTCGGCCTGTCGCTTGAAGGTGAGGGCGTGAGCATCCGCTCCCGGAGCGGCAACGGCAGCTCGTCCTATCTAGCCAGATTGATCATTGGAGCCGACGGCTACAAGTCAAATGTGGCCAAGAGCGTCGGCCTGGGCCAGCCCAAGGACACGGTGCGAGGCATCCAAATGGACGTCGCCCACCGACTCGATGACCAGAAGCGCGTGCATGTGTTCGTGGGAAAGGACGTGGCCCCGGGCTTCTTCGCCTGGGAGATCCCCTGCGACGATTTCACTAGGGTCGGAGTGTGCGTATCGCCCGGTCACGGCCCGCCGGTAGCCTACCTCAATCCATTGCTCAAGAGACTGGGGATGGCGGAGAAGCGAAGGATATCCACCGTCTCCGGCATCATACCCCTGGGCCCGCCTTCGCGCACTTATGCGGAACGGGTCATGTTGCTGGGTGACGCGGCCGGGCAGGCCAAGCCGTTGAGCGGTGGAGGCATCTACACCGGGTTGGTGGCAGGACGATGCGCCGCCGCCACCGCCTTGGAATCGCTGCAAAGCAACGACTTCAGCCCCCGTGCCCTTTCCACCTATCAGCTCCGTTGGAAGGAGGAAATCGGCAAGGAACTCGAACGAGGATACATGTTGCGCAAGGCCTATGTGAGGCTGCAGGACAAGAAACTGGACGAGGTCCGGCAGACCTTGGACCGACCGGAGGTGCTCTCCTTGCTGAGCGATGGCGACATCGATTTTCCGACGGTGTTGGCGTCGTCGATCCTCAAGGCGGCGCCCTCGCTGATCAAGTTCGCCCCTCAGTTCCTGCGTTCCATGCTGTGGCACTGA
- the fsa gene encoding fructose-6-phosphate aldolase, with protein MKIFIDTANIEQIAEVDSWGILDGVTTNPTLIAKENTEPKALVRKICEIVGGPVSMEAMSTKAADIIKEGKELAKLHENIVIKVPMTEEGLKATRTLAKEGIKVNMTLIFSSNQALLAAKAGAAYVSPFVGRLDDIGQDGMDLIAEILDIFDNYEYGTEVIVASVRHPIHVAQAARMGADIATVPYDVLKKMFKHPLTDIGIERFQKDWEKVTKR; from the coding sequence ATGAAGATCTTTATCGACACGGCCAATATCGAGCAGATCGCGGAAGTGGACAGCTGGGGCATCCTGGATGGGGTCACGACCAACCCCACCCTCATCGCCAAGGAGAACACCGAGCCGAAGGCCCTGGTGCGCAAGATATGCGAGATCGTGGGCGGACCGGTCAGCATGGAGGCCATGAGCACCAAGGCCGCGGACATAATCAAGGAAGGAAAGGAATTGGCCAAACTCCACGAGAACATCGTCATCAAGGTGCCCATGACCGAGGAGGGATTGAAGGCCACCAGAACGCTGGCCAAGGAAGGCATCAAGGTTAACATGACGCTCATCTTCTCCTCCAACCAGGCGCTGCTGGCCGCTAAGGCCGGTGCGGCGTATGTATCACCATTCGTCGGCCGGCTGGATGATATCGGCCAGGACGGCATGGACCTCATCGCCGAGATCCTGGACATCTTTGACAATTACGAATACGGCACGGAGGTCATCGTGGCTTCTGTCAGGCATCCCATCCATGTGGCGCAGGCCGCACGCATGGGCGCGGACATCGCCACCGTCCCCTACGACGTGCTGAAGAAGATGTTCAAGCACCCGCTCACGGACATAGGAATCGAGCGCTTCCAGAAGGACTGGGAGAAAGTGACCAAGCGCTAG
- a CDS encoding transketolase family protein: MKWSYASQRKEYGRALIELGKTRKDVVVLDADLSSSTRTADFAKEFPEHFFNCGIAEQNMMGTAAGLAASGKVVFASTFAVFATGRCWDQIRQSIAYPKLNVKIVATHAGITVGGDGASHQTGEDVALMRTLPNMTVVVPADAPETFRGTKALAEHAGPCYMRMGRLDFPTVTDPEEGFKIGKAVVLRDGSDITLVGCGVMVSRCLEAAESLDKRNVSAQVINMSTIKPLDERALADAVKRTGGIVTAEEHNVVSGLGCAVACYLGEHDPVPMKRVGIMDTFGESGEGEELMRKYGLTSDKIIEATEEVMRRR; the protein is encoded by the coding sequence ATGAAGTGGTCCTATGCCTCGCAGCGCAAGGAGTACGGCCGGGCGCTCATCGAACTGGGCAAAACGCGCAAGGATGTGGTCGTGCTCGATGCCGACCTCTCCTCCTCCACCCGTACGGCGGACTTCGCCAAGGAGTTCCCGGAACATTTCTTCAACTGCGGCATCGCCGAGCAGAACATGATGGGGACGGCCGCCGGACTGGCCGCTTCGGGCAAGGTGGTCTTCGCCTCCACCTTCGCCGTCTTCGCCACCGGCCGTTGCTGGGACCAGATCCGGCAGAGCATCGCCTATCCCAAGCTCAATGTGAAGATCGTGGCCACGCACGCGGGCATCACCGTGGGCGGGGACGGAGCCTCCCATCAGACCGGCGAGGATGTGGCATTGATGCGCACCTTGCCCAACATGACCGTGGTGGTGCCGGCGGACGCGCCGGAGACGTTCAGGGGGACCAAAGCGCTAGCAGAACATGCAGGACCGTGCTACATGCGCATGGGCCGACTGGACTTTCCCACCGTGACCGACCCGGAGGAGGGTTTCAAGATCGGAAAGGCCGTGGTCCTCAGGGATGGCTCTGACATCACCCTCGTCGGCTGTGGCGTCATGGTGTCGCGCTGCCTGGAGGCCGCGGAGTCCTTGGACAAGCGCAACGTCTCTGCCCAGGTCATCAACATGAGCACCATCAAGCCATTGGACGAGAGGGCTTTGGCGGACGCGGTCAAGCGCACCGGCGGCATCGTCACCGCCGAAGAGCATAACGTGGTCTCCGGACTGGGATGCGCCGTGGCCTGCTACCTGGGAGAGCATGATCCCGTTCCCATGAAGCGCGTGGGCATCATGGACACCTTCGGCGAGTCCGGGGAAGGGGAGGAACTCATGCGCAAGTACGGTCTAACGTCCGACAAGATCATCGAGGCCACAGAGGAAGTCATGCGGAGGAGATGA
- a CDS encoding transketolase: MVAYPDDVICELEKKANLIRRHVIRMTRAAGSGHPGGSLSSADILSALFFKVMNHRPHDLTWEDRDRFVLSKGHAAPAYYAALAESGYFPIDELLTLRKLGSRLQGHPSRSKLPGVEMSTGSLGQGLSVSNGMALAGKLDRKSYRVYCICGDGEMESGQIWEAAMLGAHYELDNVTAFVDRNKLQIDGPTEKIMSVEPLPEKWKAFGWHVVEIDGHDMRQILDACDKAKDVKGKPTMIIAHTVKGKGVSFMENALSFHGKAPNDEETRKALKELGEEV, translated from the coding sequence TTGGTCGCCTATCCTGACGATGTAATCTGCGAGTTGGAGAAGAAGGCCAACCTGATTCGGAGACACGTGATTAGGATGACCAGGGCAGCCGGTTCCGGGCACCCGGGCGGTTCGTTGTCATCGGCCGATATCCTCTCGGCCCTGTTCTTCAAGGTCATGAACCATCGACCCCACGACCTCACGTGGGAGGACCGGGACCGCTTCGTTCTTTCCAAGGGTCACGCCGCGCCGGCATACTATGCCGCCTTGGCGGAGAGTGGCTACTTTCCCATTGATGAGCTGTTGACCTTGCGCAAGCTAGGAAGCCGCTTGCAAGGTCACCCTTCGCGCTCTAAGCTCCCAGGGGTGGAGATGTCCACCGGCTCCCTGGGCCAGGGGCTGAGCGTCAGCAATGGCATGGCCTTGGCCGGCAAGCTGGACCGCAAGAGCTACCGCGTGTACTGCATCTGCGGCGACGGCGAGATGGAGAGCGGACAGATCTGGGAGGCGGCCATGCTGGGGGCGCACTACGAGCTCGATAACGTCACCGCATTCGTCGACCGCAACAAGCTGCAGATCGACGGCCCCACGGAGAAGATCATGTCCGTGGAGCCATTGCCCGAGAAATGGAAGGCGTTCGGCTGGCACGTGGTGGAGATCGACGGTCACGACATGCGTCAGATCCTTGATGCCTGCGATAAGGCCAAGGATGTGAAGGGGAAGCCCACCATGATCATCGCTCACACCGTGAAAGGAAAAGGGGTCTCGTTCATGGAGAACGCGCTCTCCTTCCACGGCAAGGCCCCGAACGACGAAGAGACCAGGAAAGCGCTCAAGGAGCTGGGGGAGGAAGTATGA
- a CDS encoding HD domain-containing protein, with product MVTSFEVPVEGNEVLRKVVDRINADIELKTYWRASNVTAIERLGYNDHGPTHIRIVARSALKMLRYLVEAGQEPGIVRSYDMRKEDAEVVVVLASALHDIGHAVHREGHEEYSVALAPEIIKRLLRGLYNEAETTVVTVEILHAMITHRTDLRPLTLEAGVVRVADALDMEKGRARIPFRAGSVNIHSVSALAIDRVRVTKGDERPIKVEIWMNNSAGVYQIDELLKEKVEKSNIRDFMTIVVHAPHEELRIVQDLKF from the coding sequence ATGGTAACGTCCTTCGAGGTCCCGGTGGAAGGCAACGAGGTCTTGAGAAAGGTCGTCGACCGCATCAACGCCGACATCGAGCTTAAGACCTATTGGAGGGCGAGCAACGTCACCGCCATCGAGCGCCTTGGCTACAACGATCACGGACCAACGCACATTCGCATCGTGGCCCGGTCCGCGCTAAAGATGCTGCGCTACCTGGTGGAGGCGGGCCAGGAGCCGGGCATCGTGCGCAGCTATGACATGAGGAAGGAGGACGCCGAAGTGGTGGTGGTGCTGGCATCAGCCCTGCACGATATCGGCCACGCCGTGCACCGGGAAGGCCACGAGGAGTATTCCGTCGCCCTGGCACCGGAGATCATCAAGCGCCTGCTCCGCGGTCTATACAACGAGGCCGAGACCACCGTGGTCACGGTGGAGATCCTGCACGCCATGATCACTCATCGCACCGACCTAAGGCCCCTGACTCTTGAAGCGGGAGTGGTCCGGGTGGCGGACGCTTTGGACATGGAGAAGGGAAGGGCGCGGATACCGTTCCGGGCGGGGAGCGTGAACATCCACTCCGTCTCGGCTCTGGCCATAGACCGGGTGAGGGTGACCAAAGGTGACGAACGCCCCATCAAGGTGGAGATATGGATGAACAACTCCGCTGGCGTATATCAGATAGATGAGCTCCTGAAGGAGAAGGTCGAGAAGTCCAACATCCGGGACTTCATGACCATCGTCGTGCACGCTCCTCACGAGGAGTTGCGCATCGTCCAGGACCTGAAGTTCTAG
- the pcn gene encoding proliferating cell nuclear antigen (pcna), whose translation MKSETLKGLVDVVSTLVDEAKFNINSKGVALKAVDPAHVAMIDLKLEQSAFEEFEADDTELGIDLDKIKEVLRLSRAGDVISLAQDEDKNRLVVNVGNVTRRMNLVDTTGMSDPKVPNLNLPAKVAITAEELQKGIKAAESISDHIALTVTPEGFEMVSEGDTDSVSLKLPKDLLVSLECKENVRSLFPLDYFSNMVRAISVGTVVSMHLGNDYPVKMEFVIADGKGTVSYLLAPRIESD comes from the coding sequence GTGAAGTCTGAGACACTCAAGGGGCTCGTAGATGTCGTCTCGACCCTAGTCGATGAGGCGAAGTTCAATATCAATTCGAAAGGGGTCGCGCTCAAGGCGGTAGACCCCGCTCACGTGGCCATGATCGACCTTAAGCTCGAGCAGTCCGCGTTCGAGGAGTTCGAGGCGGACGATACCGAGCTGGGGATAGACCTGGACAAGATCAAGGAAGTGCTTCGGCTCTCCCGCGCGGGGGACGTCATCTCCCTCGCCCAGGACGAAGACAAGAACCGATTGGTGGTCAACGTGGGCAATGTGACCAGGCGAATGAACCTGGTGGACACTACGGGCATGAGTGACCCCAAAGTGCCGAACCTCAATTTACCGGCCAAGGTGGCCATCACCGCCGAGGAACTGCAGAAGGGAATCAAGGCGGCGGAGAGCATCTCCGATCATATCGCACTCACTGTAACGCCCGAGGGCTTCGAGATGGTGTCCGAGGGCGACACGGACTCGGTCAGCCTGAAGCTACCCAAGGACCTATTGGTGTCGTTGGAATGCAAGGAAAATGTGCGCTCGCTGTTCCCCCTGGACTACTTCTCCAACATGGTCCGGGCGATCTCCGTGGGAACGGTGGTCTCTATGCACCTGGGCAACGACTATCCGGTGAAGATGGAGTTCGTCATCGCCGACGGCAAGGGCACGGTCAGCTATCTCCTGGCGCCCAGGATAGAGAGCGACTGA
- a CDS encoding transcription factor S → MFCPTCRSLMFPQNGTFRCGKCGQERSTSGSKQVFTTQTKVKEMLIIESIAPTLPRTNVECPTCGNNEAFWVLRQTRAADEPETKIYRCVKCSHSWREY, encoded by the coding sequence ATGTTCTGTCCAACTTGCAGATCATTGATGTTTCCTCAGAATGGCACTTTTAGATGCGGCAAATGCGGCCAGGAGCGATCCACCTCTGGCTCCAAGCAGGTGTTCACCACCCAGACCAAGGTGAAGGAGATGCTGATCATCGAATCCATCGCCCCTACCCTCCCCCGGACCAATGTGGAGTGCCCCACGTGCGGTAACAATGAGGCTTTTTGGGTGCTGCGACAGACCCGGGCCGCCGATGAACCGGAGACCAAGATCTACCGGTGCGTTAAATGCAGCCATTCCTGGCGCGAATACTAG